A stretch of Aureispira sp. CCB-E DNA encodes these proteins:
- a CDS encoding NAD-dependent succinate-semialdehyde dehydrogenase — MNATETIVRTINPIDNQVLKEYSLETWDEVKAKLEQSEAAFHQWKRQSYAQRAAFFVKTAEILEANKGSYAKQMTLEMGKPITQAVSEIEKCALVCRFYAENADDFLADQPIKTEFTKSYVTYQPLGTILQVMPWNFPFWQVFRFAAPALMAGNVTILKHASNVIGCGELIHQIFEAAGFPKGVFQHVIIDSDLVGDILAQDMVQGVALTGSVPAGKAVGELAGKNLTECVLELGGSDPFIVLKDADLPQAAKIAVQSRMHNTGQTCISAKRLIVEEAVADEFMKLLKEEMQQLVVGDPMDEATRISVMARMDLAEELQEQVNKSIDMGAIVEFSGGHKKGTNYFYPMLLSNVKKGMPAYEEELFGPVGVFFVVKNTTEAVALANDSIFGLAATVWSEDEEKAIAVAHQLEVGAVAINKLMSSDPRIPFGGIKQSGVGRELGREGILGFVNKKSVVVK, encoded by the coding sequence ATGAACGCAACAGAAACAATCGTGAGAACGATTAATCCTATTGATAATCAGGTGCTAAAAGAATATAGTTTAGAAACTTGGGATGAAGTAAAAGCAAAATTGGAGCAGTCAGAAGCTGCCTTCCATCAGTGGAAGCGACAATCTTATGCCCAAAGAGCAGCTTTTTTTGTGAAAACAGCTGAAATTTTAGAAGCGAACAAAGGAAGTTATGCGAAACAGATGACTTTGGAGATGGGAAAACCAATTACGCAAGCTGTTTCGGAAATAGAAAAATGTGCCTTGGTTTGCCGATTTTATGCAGAAAATGCCGATGATTTCTTAGCGGATCAACCTATTAAAACAGAGTTTACAAAAAGCTATGTGACCTATCAGCCATTGGGAACGATTTTGCAAGTAATGCCTTGGAATTTTCCTTTTTGGCAAGTATTTCGTTTTGCGGCTCCAGCTCTTATGGCAGGTAATGTTACCATTTTAAAGCACGCTTCTAATGTCATTGGTTGTGGTGAGTTGATTCATCAAATATTTGAAGCGGCTGGTTTTCCTAAAGGCGTTTTTCAACATGTGATTATTGATAGTGATTTGGTAGGAGATATTTTGGCGCAAGATATGGTACAAGGTGTTGCTCTAACGGGAAGTGTTCCTGCAGGAAAGGCAGTAGGAGAGTTGGCAGGCAAAAACTTGACAGAATGTGTCCTTGAATTAGGTGGTTCTGATCCTTTTATTGTCTTGAAGGACGCTGATTTACCACAAGCGGCTAAAATTGCTGTTCAGTCGAGAATGCACAATACGGGGCAAACCTGTATTTCTGCCAAACGGCTTATTGTAGAAGAAGCCGTTGCAGATGAATTTATGAAACTTCTAAAAGAGGAAATGCAACAATTGGTAGTTGGAGACCCGATGGATGAAGCAACTAGAATTAGTGTTATGGCTCGAATGGACTTGGCAGAAGAGTTGCAAGAGCAAGTCAATAAATCCATTGATATGGGAGCTATTGTAGAATTCTCTGGAGGACACAAAAAAGGTACAAATTATTTTTATCCGATGCTATTGAGTAATGTGAAAAAGGGAATGCCTGCTTATGAAGAAGAATTGTTTGGACCTGTCGGTGTATTTTTTGTTGTTAAAAATACAACAGAAGCAGTAGCTTTGGCTAATGATTCTATTTTTGGATTGGCAGCAACAGTATGGTCAGAAGACGAAGAAAAAGCAATTGCTGTGGCTCACCAACTAGAAGTAGGAGCTGTGGCAATTAATAAATTGATGAGCTCTGATCCCAGAATTCCATTTGGAGGAATAAAACAGTCGGGGGTTGGTCGTGAACTGGGGCGAGAAGGAATTTTAGGTTTTGTTAACAAAAAATCAGTAGTTGTCAAATAA
- a CDS encoding TolC family protein, whose translation MRYLIVIICLCIAWSLTGQNFETYYKAAVNNNPQLKATFNQYYSTKERSTQVKLPPPSVALGVFVLPVETRLGAQRFRLGATQMFPAFGALKAKKSLIHEQGLLKLQEAQVIRNQLYFNLRDIWYQASEIKALTNVEWRNLELLKTLEKLALQKVENGQGSLADVYQIKMEQNNRVAKIELLENKLPVLELAFAQLVKEDSLPFPATMDTITLRQLTYPKDSLMVWMRHQNPQMGLLEAQRRVANQKMMVQKTKNRPTYGVGLNYTFLTKRTDANPPQNGQGILMPTFSIQVPIYKDQNQARVKEVVFELKALDYQEEHLMDNLEVQLENMLTSYRAAQINLKHYRAQIAFTQKTLDLLLAEYSVDNKSIDEILQLERSLLNYQQKLIEYSIVQNRALIGLEQLFAQPLFN comes from the coding sequence ATGAGATATTTAATTGTAATAATTTGCCTCTGTATAGCGTGGTCGTTAACAGGGCAAAATTTTGAAACGTACTATAAGGCTGCGGTTAACAACAACCCCCAACTCAAAGCTACTTTTAATCAATATTATAGTACAAAAGAAAGAAGTACACAGGTAAAATTGCCACCGCCTTCCGTGGCTTTAGGCGTGTTTGTGCTTCCTGTTGAAACTAGATTGGGAGCGCAGCGATTTAGGCTAGGAGCAACACAAATGTTTCCTGCTTTTGGTGCTTTGAAAGCAAAAAAAAGTTTGATTCATGAACAGGGGTTGTTGAAGTTACAAGAGGCACAAGTTATTCGCAATCAGCTTTATTTTAATTTGCGTGATATTTGGTACCAAGCTTCTGAAATCAAAGCACTAACTAATGTCGAATGGCGCAATCTAGAGTTATTAAAAACTTTAGAAAAATTGGCATTACAAAAGGTTGAGAATGGACAGGGCAGTCTAGCAGATGTTTATCAAATAAAAATGGAGCAGAACAATCGAGTGGCAAAAATAGAGCTGTTGGAGAACAAATTACCTGTCTTGGAGCTTGCGTTTGCTCAACTTGTAAAAGAGGATAGTTTGCCTTTCCCTGCAACAATGGATACCATCACATTGCGACAGTTGACCTACCCAAAGGATTCTTTGATGGTTTGGATGCGTCACCAAAACCCACAAATGGGGTTGTTAGAGGCTCAAAGAAGGGTTGCCAACCAAAAAATGATGGTTCAAAAAACTAAAAATAGACCAACGTATGGGGTGGGCTTAAATTATACTTTTTTGACCAAAAGAACGGATGCCAATCCTCCTCAAAATGGGCAAGGCATTTTGATGCCTACCTTTAGCATTCAAGTGCCTATTTATAAAGATCAAAATCAAGCTAGGGTGAAAGAAGTGGTCTTTGAGCTAAAAGCTTTGGATTACCAAGAGGAGCATTTAATGGATAATTTAGAAGTGCAATTAGAAAATATGTTGACTTCTTACCGAGCGGCACAAATCAACCTGAAGCATTATCGAGCGCAAATTGCTTTTACACAGAAAACCTTAGATCTGTTATTAGCAGAGTATAGTGTTGATAATAAAAGTATTGATGAAATACTACAGTTAGAGCGAAGCTTGCTGAATTATCAACAAAAATTGATCGAGTATTCTATTGTACAAAATAGAGCTCTAATCGGTCTAGAACAATTATTTGCACAACCTTTATTCAATTGA
- a CDS encoding sulfatase-like hydrolase/transferase, translated as MKKRTKIRLGIGVGILIPLLIFGFWPMGNPKYNIVFDKDKIDYRHRYLQQQQTHSDSTPLPNIIVILADDLSLMDVSRYGGQHVHTKHIDAIGANGVTFKEGYISSPICAPSRAGLITGRYQQRFGFEINIHERYPKNRIEYFVYANLLNTGDWKVAQHEDWAVPTFEAMHKQGLPPTEFTLAEILKTKGYHTAAIGKWHMGYNETAIPIKRGFDYHYGFYEAFSLYAPEDKEGIINQKLSDFSDPHIWGKGRTGNCAIRKNDQVIKEDTYLTTKIASETNAWIKAHKDDPFFVYVPFSAPHTPFQATKAYYDQYAHIESPEKRIYYAMIHALDDAVGSIMQQLKELHLEENTLVIFLSDNGGATYTGAADNSPLKGGKFTNFEGGINVPFMMQWKGTIPQGMIYKKPVSALDIFATSTALAQVNLPKDREFDGVNLMPYLLDSTYNDKVPHEALFWRSEYHKAVRKGDWKLIQDDLAQRTVLYNLAQDKHEQQNVAHQHPAVVQSLQTDFKNWEKKLIPSNWPRVMDYEIHAGQAVYYFPL; from the coding sequence ATGAAAAAAAGAACTAAAATTCGTTTAGGCATCGGAGTTGGAATTCTCATTCCTCTATTGATTTTTGGTTTCTGGCCAATGGGCAATCCTAAATACAATATTGTCTTCGACAAAGACAAAATAGATTATCGTCATCGTTACCTCCAACAACAACAAACGCACTCAGACTCTACCCCATTGCCTAACATTATAGTCATTTTGGCGGATGATCTAAGTCTTATGGATGTGTCTAGATATGGTGGGCAACACGTCCACACAAAACACATAGATGCTATTGGTGCGAATGGTGTGACCTTCAAAGAAGGTTATATTTCTTCTCCAATCTGTGCCCCTTCAAGAGCAGGTCTTATCACGGGACGTTATCAACAACGTTTTGGCTTTGAAATCAACATACACGAACGTTATCCCAAAAATAGAATTGAATATTTTGTCTATGCAAACCTTCTTAATACTGGTGACTGGAAAGTAGCACAACACGAAGATTGGGCTGTCCCTACTTTCGAAGCGATGCACAAACAAGGGCTACCACCTACAGAATTTACGCTAGCTGAAATTCTCAAAACAAAAGGCTACCATACAGCAGCTATTGGCAAATGGCATATGGGGTATAACGAAACAGCTATTCCTATCAAACGAGGTTTTGATTACCATTATGGTTTTTACGAAGCCTTTAGTTTGTACGCCCCTGAAGACAAAGAAGGCATTATCAATCAAAAACTATCTGATTTTTCAGATCCTCATATCTGGGGAAAAGGTAGAACGGGAAACTGTGCAATCCGAAAAAATGATCAAGTTATCAAAGAAGATACTTATTTGACTACCAAGATTGCTTCTGAAACTAATGCTTGGATAAAAGCACACAAAGACGACCCATTTTTTGTATATGTCCCTTTTTCTGCTCCACATACTCCTTTTCAGGCAACAAAAGCTTATTATGATCAATACGCTCATATTGAATCTCCCGAAAAACGGATTTATTATGCTATGATTCATGCTTTAGATGATGCGGTAGGTTCTATTATGCAACAACTAAAAGAGCTGCATTTAGAAGAAAATACATTGGTCATTTTTCTTAGTGATAATGGTGGCGCTACTTATACTGGTGCCGCAGATAACAGTCCGCTAAAAGGAGGCAAATTCACCAATTTTGAAGGAGGTATTAATGTTCCTTTTATGATGCAATGGAAAGGAACAATTCCCCAAGGAATGATTTACAAAAAACCCGTTAGTGCGCTTGATATTTTTGCAACAAGTACTGCACTAGCTCAAGTTAACCTTCCTAAGGATCGAGAATTTGATGGGGTTAATCTGATGCCCTACTTGCTAGACTCTACTTATAACGATAAAGTACCACATGAAGCACTCTTTTGGCGTTCTGAATACCACAAGGCTGTTCGCAAAGGCGATTGGAAACTCATTCAAGACGACTTAGCTCAACGTACCGTTTTATATAATCTAGCCCAAGACAAACACGAACAACAAAATGTAGCCCATCAACACCCAGCTGTTGTGCAATCCCTTCAAACCGACTTTAAAAACTGGGAAAAAAAACTCATTCCTAGTAATTGGCCAAGGGTAATGGATTATGAAATACATGCTGGTCAAGCGGTTTATTATTTCCCTTTATAA
- a CDS encoding efflux RND transporter permease subunit, whose amino-acid sequence MLDKLILFFLKNRLITFLLVLLTIVWGVVTMPFDIDKYFLPNDPVAVDAIPDIGENQQIVFTAWNGRSPQDIEDQITYPLTTALLGIPGVRTIRSNSMFGFSSIYIIFEEDIEFYWSRSRILEKLNSLPNGLLPNEVQPSLGPDATALGQIYWYTIEGRDEQGVATGGWDPQELRSIQDFYVKYSLASASGVSEIASIGGYVKEYQVDVDPNQLIAYDITLNQVIEAVRNSNLDVGAKTLEVNRVEYFVRGLGYIKSVQDLEESVITHRNNNPIYVKDIGRVVLGPAVRRGILDKSGAEVVGGVVVARYGANPLEVIDNVKAKIKELEHGLPSKTLADGTVSKLRIVPFYDRSHLIKETIGTLQEALTLEMLITIIVIIILLLNLKASILVSSLLPIAVLMCFIAMRYLGVDANVVALSGIAIAIGTMVDMGIVLSENIVENIEKAPASESKIETIFKATKEVASAIITAVATTIISFLPVFTMVAAEGKLFRPLAMTKTFALLASILLTVIVLPTFAYWIFEKKGASSKRFLKVFLYLSLALLGGVGLVFGQYWAGAIAILIASMELLAMNAHRLPQSLQWLGNNGKNFIYALVLTYFLAIEWMPLGGSYSDFSNFLLTSILIALILGFFQLVIVSYEKILRFCLRYKLLFFLLPILIILMGTNVYRQTQTEFMPSLDEGAFLLMPTSMPHAGMEENQEIIRLLDMAVASIPEVDGVVGKAGRVESALDPAPMSMFENIINYKSEYKTNENGQKIRFKVDRKRHFVYDQSGALIPDKNGQYFRQWREHIKSPDDIWNEIVAATKIPGVTPAPKLQPIETRLVMLQTGMRAPIGLKIKGPDLKTIQDFGFKLEALLKEVDGVKAKAVFADRIVGKPYLEIDFDRKALARYGLKIKTVQNYVQVAIGGMVLSQTVEGRERYGIRVRYPRALRKDPDAIRKLLIPIDGDTEIPLEDVATINYEQGPQAIKSEDGFLTGYVLLDKEAGFSETTVVENAQNYIQEQIKSGQLTVPAGVSYRFAGNYENQVRANKRLAIVMPIALLCIFLILYLQFSSVALSLMVFMGVIIAFSGGFIMIGLYNEDWFLDATIGGTNLRDLFQINPINLSVAVWVGFLALFGIATDDGVLVGTYLQQSFKDNEPQTVSEIRAAVLEAGCRRVRPAMMTTATTILALLPVLTSSGRGSDIMIPMAIPSFGGMVIQMITMFTVPVLFCAWAELKLYRRTKKEGL is encoded by the coding sequence ATGTTAGATAAATTAATTTTATTTTTCCTAAAAAATAGATTGATTACCTTTCTATTGGTACTATTAACTATTGTTTGGGGAGTGGTAACAATGCCATTTGATATAGACAAATATTTCTTGCCAAATGACCCTGTTGCTGTGGATGCCATTCCAGATATTGGAGAGAATCAACAAATTGTTTTCACCGCTTGGAATGGTCGATCGCCACAAGATATAGAAGACCAAATTACGTACCCGCTTACGACAGCTTTGTTAGGCATCCCAGGTGTGCGAACCATTCGAAGCAACTCCATGTTTGGTTTTTCTAGTATTTATATCATTTTTGAAGAAGATATAGAGTTTTATTGGAGTCGTTCTCGCATCTTAGAAAAGCTGAATTCCTTGCCCAATGGCTTGTTGCCAAACGAAGTACAACCGAGCTTAGGACCAGATGCCACTGCTTTGGGGCAAATCTATTGGTATACAATAGAAGGCAGAGATGAGCAAGGTGTGGCAACAGGTGGGTGGGACCCACAAGAGTTGCGGTCGATACAAGATTTTTATGTGAAGTATAGCCTAGCATCCGCAAGTGGGGTATCTGAAATTGCTTCTATTGGGGGCTATGTCAAAGAGTACCAAGTTGATGTTGATCCCAATCAATTAATAGCGTATGATATAACATTAAATCAAGTAATTGAAGCTGTTCGGAATAGCAACTTAGACGTTGGTGCCAAAACTTTGGAGGTCAATCGTGTAGAGTATTTTGTTCGAGGCTTAGGTTATATCAAAAGTGTGCAAGATTTAGAGGAATCGGTTATTACTCATAGAAACAACAACCCTATTTATGTAAAGGATATAGGAAGGGTTGTTTTGGGACCCGCCGTTCGCAGAGGAATATTGGATAAGAGCGGGGCAGAGGTAGTTGGAGGAGTCGTTGTGGCTAGATACGGTGCCAATCCGCTAGAAGTAATTGATAATGTAAAAGCAAAAATCAAGGAATTAGAGCATGGTTTGCCGAGTAAAACCTTAGCAGATGGAACCGTTTCCAAATTGCGCATTGTGCCATTTTACGATCGGAGTCACTTGATAAAAGAAACAATAGGTACCTTGCAAGAAGCGCTTACATTGGAGATGTTGATTACCATTATTGTCATTATTATTTTACTCCTAAATTTAAAAGCTTCTATCTTAGTTTCAAGCTTATTGCCCATTGCTGTGCTAATGTGTTTTATTGCCATGCGTTATTTGGGGGTTGATGCGAATGTTGTTGCTTTATCAGGTATTGCCATCGCCATAGGAACCATGGTCGATATGGGAATTGTGCTTTCCGAGAATATTGTAGAGAATATAGAAAAGGCACCAGCCTCAGAATCTAAAATAGAAACGATTTTTAAAGCAACAAAAGAGGTCGCTTCTGCTATTATTACGGCTGTTGCGACAACCATCATTAGCTTCTTACCTGTTTTTACAATGGTAGCAGCAGAAGGAAAATTGTTTCGTCCTTTGGCGATGACAAAAACTTTTGCTCTGTTGGCTTCTATATTGTTGACAGTAATTGTTCTGCCTACATTTGCCTATTGGATTTTTGAAAAAAAAGGTGCTTCATCCAAGCGTTTCTTGAAAGTATTTTTATACCTCTCCTTAGCCTTGTTGGGAGGTGTCGGTTTGGTATTTGGGCAATATTGGGCAGGGGCAATAGCTATTCTTATTGCTAGTATGGAGTTATTGGCAATGAATGCACACCGCTTGCCTCAATCGCTTCAATGGTTGGGTAATAATGGCAAAAACTTCATTTATGCTTTAGTTTTAACTTATTTCTTAGCGATAGAGTGGATGCCTTTAGGGGGGAGTTATTCTGATTTTAGTAACTTTTTACTAACAAGTATTTTGATTGCCTTAATACTAGGTTTTTTCCAGTTGGTTATTGTTAGCTATGAAAAAATATTACGCTTTTGTCTGCGATACAAACTGCTGTTTTTTTTGCTGCCCATCCTTATTATTCTAATGGGAACCAACGTATACCGCCAAACACAAACGGAGTTTATGCCAAGTTTGGATGAGGGCGCTTTTTTGTTGATGCCAACTAGTATGCCCCATGCAGGCATGGAAGAGAATCAGGAAATTATTCGATTGTTAGATATGGCAGTGGCTTCTATCCCTGAAGTAGATGGAGTGGTTGGGAAAGCTGGTCGGGTAGAATCGGCTTTGGATCCTGCGCCTATGTCTATGTTTGAGAACATTATCAATTATAAATCAGAATATAAAACCAATGAAAATGGGCAAAAGATACGATTTAAGGTTGATCGGAAGAGACATTTTGTCTATGATCAATCGGGAGCGTTAATTCCTGATAAAAATGGTCAATATTTTAGGCAGTGGAGAGAGCATATAAAATCTCCAGACGATATTTGGAACGAAATTGTTGCTGCGACCAAAATACCTGGGGTAACACCAGCCCCTAAATTACAACCCATAGAAACTAGGTTGGTGATGTTGCAAACAGGAATGCGTGCGCCAATAGGTCTCAAAATAAAAGGACCAGACCTGAAAACCATTCAAGACTTCGGATTCAAGTTAGAAGCATTATTAAAAGAAGTCGACGGGGTCAAAGCAAAGGCTGTTTTTGCCGACCGAATTGTCGGAAAACCTTATCTGGAAATTGATTTTGATCGAAAGGCACTAGCTAGGTATGGATTAAAAATAAAAACGGTGCAAAACTATGTTCAAGTAGCCATTGGAGGGATGGTTTTGTCACAAACCGTAGAAGGACGAGAACGCTATGGCATTCGAGTGCGGTATCCTAGAGCACTGAGAAAAGACCCTGATGCTATTCGAAAGCTTTTAATTCCTATAGATGGAGATACCGAAATACCTTTGGAGGATGTCGCAACAATCAACTATGAGCAAGGACCTCAGGCAATAAAGAGCGAAGATGGTTTTCTGACAGGTTATGTTTTGTTGGATAAAGAAGCTGGCTTTTCGGAAACTACGGTAGTTGAAAATGCTCAAAACTATATTCAAGAGCAAATCAAGAGTGGTCAATTGACTGTACCCGCAGGAGTTAGTTATCGTTTTGCGGGAAATTATGAAAATCAAGTTCGAGCGAATAAACGTTTGGCGATTGTCATGCCCATTGCCTTACTATGTATTTTCTTAATCCTGTACCTTCAATTTTCTTCTGTAGCACTTTCTTTAATGGTTTTTATGGGGGTGATTATAGCTTTCTCAGGAGGCTTCATCATGATTGGACTGTACAACGAAGATTGGTTCTTGGATGCGACAATTGGGGGAACAAATTTGCGTGATCTATTCCAAATTAACCCCATTAATTTAAGCGTTGCTGTTTGGGTTGGTTTTTTAGCTCTGTTTGGTATCGCTACAGACGATGGGGTGTTGGTTGGAACTTATTTGCAGCAATCCTTCAAGGATAACGAGCCTCAAACAGTATCTGAAATCCGAGCTGCTGTGCTAGAGGCGGGGTGCCGAAGGGTACGTCCCGCAATGATGACGACTGCTACGACTATCTTGGCTTTGTTGCCTGTCTTAACTTCTAGTGGTCGTGGATCAGATATTATGATTCCAATGGCAATTCCTTCTTTTGGGGGGATGGTCATCCAAATGATAACCATGTTTACAGTGCCTGTTTTATTTTGCGCTTGGGCTGAATTGAAATTATATAGAAGAACTAAAAAAGAGGGCTTATGA
- a CDS encoding HYC_CC_PP family protein, with product MANVVFCGVAAWFQQIITETIKSIMLIQLLHIINLITLLFSTTGVLAHQHYCQDKLKTVSFYTTTKDCCKKQKKITQHCSTKTPQIGKKKCCENKTIFSVDSSAQQLLDVDKNLSTPWSFAYIPIIHYCIEPVVQPIYWDAQEKWQYCTYKAPPNQVATYLLFCSFLC from the coding sequence TTGGCAAACGTAGTTTTTTGTGGTGTTGCTGCGTGGTTTCAGCAGATTATTACGGAAACGATCAAATCAATCATGTTAATACAATTGCTCCATATCATCAATCTGATCACCTTGTTGTTTTCTACAACAGGGGTATTGGCGCATCAGCATTATTGTCAAGATAAATTAAAAACCGTATCCTTCTACACAACTACAAAAGACTGTTGTAAAAAACAAAAAAAAATAACGCAGCACTGTTCTACAAAAACTCCTCAAATAGGTAAGAAGAAATGTTGTGAAAATAAGACCATTTTTAGTGTTGATAGCAGTGCGCAACAACTTCTAGATGTTGACAAGAATTTAAGCACTCCTTGGAGCTTTGCATATATCCCAATTATTCATTATTGTATAGAGCCAGTCGTTCAGCCCATTTATTGGGATGCGCAAGAGAAATGGCAGTATTGTACTTATAAAGCACCTCCCAATCAGGTAGCTACATATCTGTTATTTTGTTCTTTTTTGTGTTAG
- a CDS encoding SelL-related redox protein yields MNLELEILEAIFTNEGNDLRTITEENTVMLVFLRHFGCVFCREALNDFANIKDELDRLNIKLVFVHMAEEIYGEQYLKEYNLESEEHVSDPDMTLYEYFGLQKGTFSELYGLKVWSRAIGLKFGFETKKPLGNMKQMPGVFLLKEGKIINSFIHKSASDQPDYLAMTKLLRSDASQSN; encoded by the coding sequence ATGAATTTAGAATTAGAAATACTAGAAGCCATCTTCACAAACGAAGGTAATGATCTGAGAACCATAACAGAAGAAAATACTGTTATGTTAGTTTTCTTGCGTCATTTTGGCTGTGTATTTTGTAGAGAAGCTCTAAATGATTTTGCAAACATCAAAGACGAATTGGATCGCCTCAACATTAAATTGGTTTTTGTCCATATGGCAGAAGAAATTTATGGGGAGCAATACTTAAAAGAGTATAACCTAGAGTCAGAGGAACATGTCTCTGATCCAGATATGACACTTTATGAGTATTTTGGTCTGCAAAAAGGAACATTTAGTGAACTTTATGGCCTCAAAGTTTGGTCTCGGGCAATTGGGTTAAAATTTGGCTTTGAAACTAAAAAACCATTAGGAAACATGAAGCAAATGCCTGGTGTTTTCTTGCTTAAAGAAGGTAAAATAATTAATAGTTTCATTCACAAATCGGCATCGGATCAACCTGATTATTTAGCTATGACAAAATTATTAAGGTCTGACGCTTCTCAAAGCAACTAA
- a CDS encoding efflux RND transporter periplasmic adaptor subunit — MKDTIKNNIRQLSGLIVSLLLGFLIGWLVFSANSTTTDKNTIDNPIKTPPKEEIWTCSMHPQIRQNEPGDCPICGMDLIPISEDANQDNATQLVMTKEAVKLAQVETTVVGNLSAATSMAKPQKEIFLTGKVQMDARTDATQVAHMSGRLEELLVAFEGEQVRKNQKIAVLYAPELVSAQKELLEAIKLKKEYPALYEAARQKILQWKLPLSTIKEIEESGQIQREVAIYAERSGILTRRYVEEGDYVKQGSPLFDIMDLNRVWVLFDVHEKDLKWIKKGTTIEFNIEAMPQKTYRSKITFIDPIINPNTRVAAARVELNNRSGMLKPEMFAKGIVRVNPLPSKDVSSPIVVPKTAVLWTGKRSVIYVKNPEVDVPTFEFREVELGADLGEHFIVKEGVSDGEEIVVNGAFRIDAAAQLSNKNSMMNRLVRVKETALREHQLPNYQKEVSDEFKRLWTELIKSYLVLKNALVASDFDKAQQASEVVAKKMEHIDMSLLEGKEHLFWMEKMPSIEKSLETLHLAKSIDAQRAAFATLSDELIPLVKVFGITEGTFFVQYCPMALDDKGANWLSQEEGIQNPYFGDKMLRCGSIEETLSFKK, encoded by the coding sequence ATGAAAGATACAATTAAAAATAATATTCGACAGCTTAGTGGGCTAATTGTAAGCTTATTGCTAGGTTTTTTAATTGGGTGGCTGGTTTTTTCAGCTAATTCTACAACTACCGATAAAAATACGATTGATAATCCCATAAAAACACCTCCAAAGGAAGAGATTTGGACTTGTTCCATGCATCCTCAAATAAGACAAAACGAACCAGGAGATTGTCCGATATGCGGGATGGATTTAATCCCTATTTCTGAGGATGCCAATCAAGACAATGCTACGCAGCTAGTTATGACAAAAGAAGCGGTGAAGTTAGCACAAGTAGAGACAACGGTTGTTGGTAATTTATCTGCTGCAACCTCGATGGCCAAGCCCCAAAAAGAAATCTTTTTGACTGGAAAAGTACAGATGGACGCAAGGACGGATGCTACTCAAGTGGCTCATATGAGTGGACGTTTGGAAGAGTTATTGGTTGCTTTTGAGGGGGAACAAGTGCGCAAGAACCAAAAAATAGCTGTATTGTATGCGCCTGAATTAGTTAGTGCGCAAAAAGAATTATTAGAAGCCATCAAGCTTAAAAAGGAATATCCAGCACTGTACGAAGCTGCTCGACAGAAAATTCTACAATGGAAATTGCCACTATCAACAATTAAGGAGATTGAAGAAAGTGGTCAAATACAGAGGGAAGTAGCCATTTATGCAGAACGTTCGGGTATATTGACTAGGCGTTATGTTGAAGAAGGTGATTATGTAAAACAAGGCAGTCCTTTGTTTGATATTATGGATTTGAATCGTGTTTGGGTGTTGTTTGATGTCCACGAGAAGGACTTGAAATGGATCAAAAAGGGAACCACCATCGAATTTAATATAGAGGCAATGCCTCAAAAAACATATCGCTCTAAAATTACATTTATAGATCCTATTATCAATCCCAATACAAGAGTAGCTGCGGCTAGAGTTGAGTTGAACAACCGAAGTGGCATGCTAAAACCTGAAATGTTTGCCAAAGGAATTGTACGTGTTAATCCCTTACCATCTAAGGACGTCTCAAGTCCTATTGTCGTTCCTAAAACAGCTGTCTTATGGACTGGAAAACGCTCGGTTATTTATGTGAAAAATCCTGAAGTGGATGTCCCTACTTTTGAGTTTCGAGAGGTAGAATTAGGGGCAGATTTGGGAGAACATTTTATCGTTAAAGAAGGTGTGAGTGATGGAGAAGAAATTGTGGTCAATGGTGCTTTTAGAATCGATGCGGCAGCGCAATTAAGTAATAAAAATAGCATGATGAATCGCTTGGTGCGTGTCAAAGAGACTGCTTTGCGAGAGCATCAGTTGCCGAACTATCAGAAGGAGGTGTCGGATGAGTTTAAACGATTGTGGACCGAGTTGATAAAGAGTTATTTGGTGCTTAAAAATGCCTTAGTAGCAAGTGATTTTGACAAGGCACAGCAAGCTAGTGAGGTGGTGGCTAAAAAAATGGAGCATATAGATATGAGTTTGCTGGAAGGAAAGGAACATCTATTTTGGATGGAAAAAATGCCTTCAATAGAAAAATCGCTCGAGACCCTGCACTTAGCAAAAAGTATAGATGCTCAACGGGCAGCTTTTGCAACGTTATCGGATGAGTTGATTCCACTCGTTAAGGTATTCGGAATTACCGAAGGGACGTTTTTTGTTCAATATTGCCCAATGGCTTTAGATGATAAAGGGGCAAATTGGTTAAGTCAAGAGGAGGGAATTCAAAACCCTTATTTTGGAGATAAGATGTTGCGTTGTGGTTCTATTGAAGAAACATTATCCTTTAAAAAATAA